A genomic region of Pelagicoccus enzymogenes contains the following coding sequences:
- a CDS encoding cytochrome c oxidase subunit II — translation MLEYFLPRASSFAGSIDHLFDLITYLVMFWFVLTMAFFFYVVFRFRAKPGQKAQYITGETHKQKQAVEIPHYLILLCDLAILFYTFKVWHEVKIDMPEYDEQVRVISQQWAWTFEHAGADGVLDTDDDIKLINELVLKKDTQYQYELQALDVMHSFSIPVFRLKQDAVPGRKIFGHFKPILEGEWDVQCAEMCGYGHGFMPARVKILAADEYYAWIAEHTPAHLKQDTAYANTESQLKEAPNNG, via the coding sequence ATGCTAGAGTACTTTCTTCCTAGAGCATCATCCTTTGCCGGAAGCATCGACCACTTGTTTGATCTGATCACTTACCTGGTCATGTTCTGGTTCGTGCTGACCATGGCGTTTTTCTTCTACGTCGTCTTCCGTTTTCGGGCCAAGCCCGGCCAGAAGGCGCAGTACATCACCGGCGAAACCCATAAGCAGAAGCAGGCTGTCGAGATTCCTCACTACCTGATCCTCCTCTGCGATTTGGCGATTCTCTTCTACACCTTCAAGGTCTGGCACGAGGTCAAGATCGACATGCCGGAATACGACGAGCAAGTGCGGGTGATCTCCCAGCAGTGGGCTTGGACTTTCGAGCATGCAGGCGCGGACGGGGTTCTGGACACCGACGACGACATCAAGCTCATCAACGAGCTCGTCCTCAAGAAGGACACCCAATACCAGTACGAGCTGCAAGCCTTGGACGTGATGCACAGCTTCTCCATCCCTGTCTTCCGCCTCAAGCAAGACGCGGTGCCGGGCCGCAAGATCTTCGGCCACTTCAAGCCCATCCTGGAAGGGGAGTGGGACGTACAGTGCGCGGAAATGTGCGGCTACGGGCATGGTTTCATGCCGGCTCGGGTCAAGATTTTGGCGGCTGACGAGTACTACGCCTGGATCGCTGAACACACCCCTGCACACCTCAAGCAAGACACTGCTTACGCTAACACCGAATCTCAATTGAAGGAGGCGCCAAACAATGGCTGA
- a CDS encoding cytochrome c oxidase subunit I gives MADTATATAGVDHHDDHGHHESFWSKYCFSTDHKIIGFQYLFTGMAMGLIGGFFSYVFRMHLAFPGSSIPFFGVVSPAAYNSLVTNHGTIMIFWVAMPVLIAALGNFLIPLMIGCDDMVFPKINRLSYQVFLLSAIVLIASFFVPQGGFGGAWTAYPPLSAESQYNGTPFGAPMWLIAVTLEIVAFLLGGINFITTVMNARAKGMKLYDIPMVVWMIVIASILFMASVGPLVAGAVMLLFDQTLGTGFFDPAAGGDPVMWQHLFWFFGHPEVYVVLLPAMGVVIEIICTFSRKKLFGYKMILYSSIGLGILSFFVWAHHQFISGVDPRATYLFTTTTLLISIPVAIMLFAMIGTLWGGSIRFTTPMLFALSFIAEFLIGGVTGIWLGSSGTDIYLHDTYFVLAHFHYTFVPIAIIGTFSAIYYWFPKMFGRHMNEFWGKIHFWGTVIPFNGIFLPLFVLGAAGQHRRIAGYTAYPDLYTENFQDLRVFATGSLIVLILFQIPFFVNFVVSLVRGRKAEANPWKANTLEWVAPSPPPHGNFGDNLPEVYRGPYEFSVEGREKDYWPQNEPETAK, from the coding sequence ATGGCTGATACCGCAACTGCAACGGCTGGCGTCGACCATCACGACGACCACGGCCACCACGAATCTTTCTGGAGCAAGTACTGCTTCTCCACTGACCACAAGATCATCGGATTCCAGTACCTGTTCACAGGTATGGCGATGGGACTGATCGGAGGCTTTTTCTCCTACGTCTTCCGCATGCATCTTGCCTTCCCAGGCTCCTCCATTCCTTTCTTCGGAGTGGTTTCGCCTGCGGCCTACAACTCGCTGGTCACCAATCATGGTACCATCATGATCTTCTGGGTGGCGATGCCGGTACTGATCGCCGCTCTGGGTAACTTCCTCATCCCGCTGATGATCGGATGTGACGATATGGTCTTTCCGAAGATCAACCGTCTTTCCTACCAAGTCTTCCTTCTCAGCGCCATCGTGCTGATCGCTTCCTTCTTCGTCCCACAAGGCGGATTTGGCGGCGCATGGACGGCTTATCCTCCACTGTCAGCAGAATCCCAATACAACGGAACGCCCTTTGGAGCGCCCATGTGGTTGATAGCGGTGACGCTGGAAATCGTGGCCTTTCTCTTGGGCGGTATCAACTTCATCACTACGGTCATGAACGCTCGCGCCAAGGGGATGAAGCTCTACGACATCCCTATGGTCGTTTGGATGATCGTCATCGCCTCCATCCTCTTCATGGCCTCGGTTGGTCCACTGGTAGCGGGCGCGGTGATGCTCCTCTTCGACCAGACGCTGGGCACCGGTTTCTTCGATCCGGCCGCTGGTGGCGACCCTGTCATGTGGCAGCACTTGTTCTGGTTCTTCGGCCACCCTGAAGTTTACGTGGTACTGCTTCCCGCGATGGGCGTCGTGATCGAAATCATCTGTACCTTCTCTCGCAAGAAGCTCTTCGGCTACAAGATGATCCTCTACAGCTCCATTGGCTTGGGTATTTTGAGCTTCTTCGTTTGGGCTCACCACCAATTTATTTCCGGGGTCGATCCGCGGGCAACCTACCTCTTCACCACGACCACGCTGCTCATTTCCATTCCGGTCGCCATCATGCTTTTCGCCATGATCGGAACCCTTTGGGGCGGCTCCATCCGCTTCACCACTCCGATGCTCTTCGCCCTTTCGTTCATTGCCGAGTTCTTGATCGGCGGCGTGACGGGAATCTGGCTCGGATCCAGCGGTACGGACATCTACTTGCACGATACCTATTTCGTCTTGGCTCACTTCCACTACACCTTCGTGCCGATCGCTATCATCGGAACCTTCTCGGCGATCTACTACTGGTTCCCGAAAATGTTCGGTCGCCACATGAACGAGTTCTGGGGCAAGATTCACTTCTGGGGAACGGTTATTCCCTTTAACGGAATCTTCCTTCCGCTCTTCGTCCTGGGAGCTGCCGGTCAGCATCGTCGTATCGCCGGTTACACCGCTTATCCTGACCTCTATACCGAGAACTTCCAGGACCTGCGCGTCTTTGCCACGGGTTCGCTCATCGTTCTCATCCTTTTCCAGATCCCGTTCTTCGTGAACTTCGTGGTCAGCTTGGTACGTGGACGCAAGGCCGAGGCGAATCCTTGGAAGGCGAACACCTTGGAGTGGGTTGCTCCATCGCCCCCACCGCATGGCAACTTCGGAGACAATCTCCCCGAAGTCTATCGTGGTCCCTACGAATTCTCGGTCGAAGGA
- a CDS encoding response regulator has product MSEQRSNALPRRIIVIDDTESIHSDFEKVLSPASSSESELALEELDRLMFEEETPAEPISGTQFDFEIGHAYQGEEGLQRILDAREAGAPYSVAFVDMRMPPGWDGLKTVEEISKADPHIQLVICSAYSDYSWREIIERVGHTDRLLILKKPFDHAEVYQLAVALSEKWHTEKQTRDLLAALEQKVERRTQQISEANQQLNALNSELQVAVAEARAAERAKGRFLATMSHEIRTTLNGIIGASHMLNHSSTLPESDLEFANIIQKSGDALMIIINDILDYSKYESGQLELEKIPFSLKELAKECTSLMDTALTRMNIKLELQHDDKLPELVVGDPARIRQVILNLLNNAFKFGRDGTVSLAIKADAIKDTSVALRIEIRDQGIGMSPETIERLFSAFMQADSSTTREYGGTGLGLAICKLLADAMSARIDVTSELGEGSCFAFLLELPLPEDDVQGVAIEKSQTLTEEAASVRKAVQKDFGEKRVLLVDDNAINRKLGKRFLQQMKVHVTLATNGREAFETATSNDFDLVLMDLQMPELDGMEATQKIRQSTAPRSEVPIVALTANAFSDVREQCKNAGMDDFLTKPLRVNELAETLERWISGAAKSSHSSN; this is encoded by the coding sequence ATGAGCGAGCAGCGTTCCAACGCGCTGCCTCGGCGCATCATCGTTATCGATGATACCGAATCGATTCATTCCGACTTCGAGAAAGTGCTCTCTCCCGCCAGCTCCAGCGAGAGCGAACTGGCCCTCGAGGAGCTGGACCGCCTCATGTTCGAAGAGGAGACTCCCGCGGAACCGATCAGCGGCACCCAGTTCGATTTTGAAATCGGCCACGCCTACCAAGGCGAAGAGGGATTGCAGCGGATCTTGGACGCGCGAGAAGCAGGCGCCCCCTACTCCGTAGCCTTCGTCGACATGCGCATGCCGCCCGGCTGGGACGGATTGAAGACCGTCGAGGAAATATCCAAGGCGGACCCGCACATCCAACTCGTCATCTGCAGCGCTTACTCAGACTACTCCTGGCGCGAAATCATCGAGCGGGTCGGGCATACGGATCGACTGCTCATCTTGAAAAAGCCTTTCGACCACGCCGAGGTCTACCAACTTGCGGTCGCCTTGAGCGAAAAGTGGCATACCGAAAAGCAGACCCGGGACCTGCTTGCCGCTCTCGAACAGAAGGTCGAAAGGCGCACCCAACAAATCTCCGAAGCGAACCAGCAGCTCAACGCCCTCAATTCCGAGCTGCAAGTCGCGGTGGCCGAAGCGCGGGCGGCGGAACGGGCCAAAGGCCGCTTTCTCGCGACCATGAGCCACGAGATCCGCACCACCCTCAACGGTATCATCGGCGCCTCTCACATGCTCAACCACAGCTCCACCCTCCCGGAGTCCGATCTCGAGTTCGCCAATATCATCCAAAAGAGCGGCGACGCCCTGATGATAATCATCAACGACATCCTCGACTACTCGAAGTACGAGAGCGGACAGCTGGAACTGGAGAAGATCCCCTTCTCGCTCAAGGAGCTGGCCAAGGAATGCACCAGCCTGATGGACACCGCCCTCACCCGGATGAACATCAAGCTCGAGCTGCAGCACGACGACAAGCTGCCCGAGCTGGTGGTGGGCGATCCCGCCCGCATCCGCCAAGTCATCCTCAACCTGCTCAACAACGCCTTCAAGTTCGGCCGCGACGGCACCGTAAGCCTCGCCATCAAAGCGGACGCGATCAAGGACACGTCCGTCGCGCTCCGCATCGAGATTCGAGACCAAGGCATCGGCATGTCGCCCGAAACGATCGAGCGCCTCTTTTCCGCCTTCATGCAGGCCGACTCCTCCACCACCCGCGAATACGGCGGCACCGGGCTGGGACTTGCCATTTGCAAGCTTCTGGCTGACGCCATGTCCGCCCGGATCGACGTGACCAGCGAACTGGGCGAAGGCTCCTGCTTCGCCTTCTTGCTGGAGCTGCCGCTTCCCGAAGACGACGTGCAGGGCGTGGCCATCGAAAAAAGCCAGACCCTGACCGAAGAGGCTGCCAGCGTGCGCAAGGCAGTGCAAAAGGACTTTGGCGAGAAACGAGTGCTGCTGGTGGACGACAACGCCATCAACCGCAAGCTCGGCAAACGCTTCCTGCAGCAAATGAAGGTGCACGTCACCCTGGCCACCAACGGACGCGAAGCTTTCGAGACCGCCACCAGCAACGACTTCGACCTCGTGCTCATGGACCTGCAAATGCCGGAACTCGACGGCATGGAGGCGACGCAAAAGATTCGCCAGTCGACGGCGCCTCGCAGCGAAGTGCCCATCGTGGCCCTCACCGCCAACGCCTTTTCCGACGTGCGCGAGCAGTGCAAAAACGCCGGCATGGACGACTTCCTCACCAAGCCGCTGCGCGTTAACGAGTTGGCCGAGACCCTCGAGAGGTGGATCAGCGGGGCCGCAAAGTCCTCCCACTCTTCCAACTAA
- a CDS encoding c-type cytochrome, whose protein sequence is MKSIISSLTSKTGLRLAMVGVLASLVSAVSHANDERGKQLYANCVACHQADGSGMKLLNAPAIAGLSEKYIANQIQKFKLGHRGGDPKDATGLQMRPMATLLTSEADIAAVSKYIASMEPKPAEATITDGNAERGKTLYATCQACHQADGSGNDLLNSPSLLNQHDWYLAAQLHKFKEGVRGSNPQDTTGAQMRPMAMMLADEQAVKDVVAYIQSLNK, encoded by the coding sequence ATGAAATCGATTATCTCGTCTCTCACTTCGAAGACTGGACTCCGACTCGCGATGGTCGGAGTTTTGGCGTCTCTGGTTTCCGCCGTTTCCCACGCTAACGACGAGCGTGGCAAGCAGCTCTACGCGAACTGCGTGGCCTGCCACCAGGCGGACGGTTCCGGAATGAAGTTGCTGAACGCTCCTGCGATCGCGGGGCTTTCCGAGAAGTACATCGCCAACCAGATCCAGAAGTTCAAGCTCGGTCACCGCGGCGGGGACCCCAAGGATGCGACTGGTTTGCAAATGCGCCCCATGGCGACCCTGCTGACGTCCGAAGCGGACATCGCTGCGGTTTCCAAGTACATCGCCTCCATGGAGCCGAAGCCAGCGGAAGCCACGATCACCGACGGCAACGCGGAACGCGGCAAGACGCTCTACGCCACTTGCCAAGCTTGCCACCAAGCGGACGGCTCGGGCAACGACCTGCTCAATTCCCCGTCGCTTCTCAACCAGCACGACTGGTACCTCGCGGCCCAGCTGCACAAGTTCAAGGAAGGCGTACGCGGCTCCAACCCGCAGGACACCACGGGAGCTCAGATGCGTCCGATGGCCATGATGTTGGCTGACGAGCAAGCCGTTAAGGACGTGGTCGCCTACATCCAGTCTCTCAACAAGTAA